In a single window of the Lepeophtheirus salmonis unplaced genomic scaffold, UVic_Lsal_1.4 unplaced_contig_791_pilon, whole genome shotgun sequence genome:
- the LOC121122491 gene encoding 2-amino-3-ketobutyrate coenzyme A ligase, mitochondrial produces MSSSVTIRTLSSNRFFCDILRHTHCYVPRPMSSSSSSAMKIVNARLDDELEEIRSAGTWKTERVITSKQDINIRVDGCTGPILNFCANNYLGLSCHPQVVSSGKMAMDSHGAGLSSVRFICGTQNIHKELEDKISRFHGREDTILYASCYDANAGLFEQLLGPEDAVLSDSLNHASIIDGIRLCKAKKYRYAHKDMKDLESKLRESKDARSRLIVTDGVFSMDGNVAPLPDIVELADKYKALIFMDECHATGFFGQTGRGTEEFFGLEGKVDIINSTLGKALGGASGGYTTASKQLVDLLRQRSRPYLFSNSIPPAVVASASKVFDILMSDSSLVKKIQGNTSRFRSKMTQAGFTLSGDDHPICPVMIGDAKLASDFADLMLEKGIYVIGFSFPVVPKGKARIRVQISAAHTTDDIDKTVDAFISIGKHLQVIS; encoded by the exons TCTTTTGTGATATACTTCGACATACTCATTGCTATGTCCCACGTCCCATGTCCTCCTCGTCCTCTTCTGCCATGAAGATTGTAAATGCACGATTAGATGATGAATTAGAGGAAATACGCTCTGCTGGTACATGGAAAACAGAGCGAGTTATTACTTCCAAACAGGATATTAATATCCGAGTGGATGGCTGCACTGGACCTATCTTGAACTTTTGTGCCAATAATTATTTGGGTCTATCT TGCCACCCACAAGTCGTCTCATCAGGAAAAATGGCAATGGACTCGCATGGAGCTGGCTTAAGCTCAGTTCGTTTTATTTGTGGAACACAAAACATTCATAAG GAATTGGAGGATAAAATCTCACGGTTTCACGGACGTGAGGATACAATTTTATATGCTAGTTGTTATGACGCAAATGCTGGTTTATTTGAGCAATTGTTGGGACCAGAGGATGCTGTTCTCTCTGATTCTCTCAATCACGCCTCTATCATTGATGGAATTCGTCTATGTAAAGCCAAAAAGTATAGATATGCCCACAAAGATATGAAAG ATTTGGAGAGCAAGCTTCGAGAAAGCAAGGATGCCCGATCTCGCCTTATTGTTACAGATGGAGTCTTCTCTATGGATGGAAATGTGGCTCCTTTACCTGATATTGTGGAGCTTGCAGATAA ATATAAGGCCTTGATCTTCATGGACGAATGTCATGCTACGGGTTTTTTTGGGCAGACAGGACGAGGAACAGAGGAGTTCTTTGGATTAGAAGGAAAAGTTGATATTATCAATTCCACTCTTGGAAAAGCCCTTGGTGGAGCATCTGGTGGCTATACAACGGCATCCAAACAGCTTGTGGATCTATTGAGACAGCGCTCAAGACCCTATTTGTTCTCCAATTCAATTCCTCCCGCAGTGGTAGCCTCAGCGAGCAAAGTTTTTGACATCCTAATGTCGGACTCTTCtcttgtgaaaaaaattcagGGCAACACTTCACGATTCCGTTCAAAAATGACGCAAGCAGGCTTCACTCTGAGTGGGGATGATCATCCCATCTGTCCTGTTATGATTGGAGATGCTAAATTAGCGTCTGATTTTGCAGATTTGATGTTGG aaaagGGTATTTATGTGATTGGATTTAGTTTCCCCGTCGTTCCCAAGGGAAAAGCTCGTATCCGTGTTCAAATCTCAGCTGCTCACACTACCGACGATATTGACAAAACTGTCGATGCTTTTATCTCCATTGGAAAGCACCTACAAGTCATATCATAA